The following proteins are co-located in the Vigna unguiculata cultivar IT97K-499-35 chromosome 9, ASM411807v1, whole genome shotgun sequence genome:
- the LOC114163349 gene encoding amino acid permease 3-like isoform X1 yields MVEYASRNNLSHHHQGFGMEAHSIDGVSSQTDSKFYDDDGHVKRTGTVWTTSSHIITAVVGSGVLSLAWAMAQMGWVVGPAVMIFFSVVTLYTSALLADCYRSGDPVSGKRNYTFMDAVQTILGRRHDLFCGIVQYANLYGTAVGYTIAASISMMAIKRSNCFHYTDRKDKCLVSSNPFMIGFGIIQIVFSQIPDFHKTWWLSIVAAIMSFAYSIIGLALGIAKVAETGTFKGSLTGIRIGAVSETDKVWGVLQGLGDIAFAYSYSQILIEIQDTIKSPPSEAKTMKKAAKISIGVTTTFYMLCGFMGYAAFGDDAPGNLLTGFGFYDPYWLVDIANAAIVIHLVGAYQVYAQPLFAFVEKWASKRWPKVDKEYKVPIPGFAHYNLSPFRLVWRTVFVIITTIVAMLLPFFNDILGLLGALGFWPLSVFFPVEMSIKQKKIPKWSQRWIGMQILSFVCLVVSVAAAIGSIASIVVDLKKYKPFHVDY; encoded by the exons ATGGTTGAATACGCTTCCAGAAACAACCTTAGCCACCATCATCAAGGTTTTGGCATGGAGGCTCACTCCATAGATGGTGTTTCTTCACAAACTGACTCCAAATTCTACGATGATGATGGTCATGTTAAACGAACAG GGACCGTTTGGACTACAAGCTCCCACATAATAACAGCAGTGGTGGGTTCGGGAGTGTTGTCTTTAGCATGGGCCATGGCTCAAATGGGTTGGGTTGTTGGGCCTGCCGTTATGATCTTCTTCAGTGTTGTTACGCTTTATACGTCGGCGCTTCTCGCTGATTGTTATCGCAGTGGTGATCCCGTTTCTGGGAAGAGAAACTATACTTTCATGGATGCGGTTCAAACCATTCTTG GCCGGCGCCATGATCTGTTTTGTGGGATAGTTCAGTACGCAAATCTTTACGGCACCGCTGTAGGATACACAATTGCAGCTTCTATTAGCATGAT GGCGATAAAAAGGTCCAACTGTTTCCATTACACGGATAGAAAAGATAAATGCCTCGTTTCGAGCAATCCATTCATGATCGGTTTTGGCATAATCCAAATTGTGTTCTCCCAAATTCCAGATTTTCATAAAACATGGTGGCTATCCATAGTTGCAGCAATCATGTCCTTTGCCTATTCCATAATTGGCCTCGCTCTTGGAATTGCCAAAGTTGCAG AAACGGGTACTTTCAAGGGTAGTCTCACAGGAATAAGGATCGGAGCTGTTTCAGAGACTGATAAAGTATGGGGGGTTCTCCAAGGTCTTGGTGACATAGCCTTTGCGTATTCATATTCTCAAATCCTCATTGAAATTCAG GACACTATAAAATCTCCACCATCTGAGGCAAAGACAATGAAGAAAGCCGCTAAGATAAGTATTGGTGTAACCACAACATTTTATATGCTTTGTGGTTTCATGGGTTACGCTGCTTTTGGGGACGACGCACCTGGGAACCTGCTAACTGGATTTGGTTTCTACGACCCATATTGGCTTGTAGATATTGCTAATGCTGCTATCGTAATTCACCTTGTTGGAGCATACCAAGTCTATGCTCAGCCACTATTTGCCTTTGTCGAGAAATGGGCTTCAAAAAGATGGCCCAAAGTTGATAAAGAATACAAAGTTCCAATTCCTGGCTTTGCACATTACAATCTAAGCCCATTTAGATTAGTTTGGAGAACAGTATTTGTTATCATAACCACTATTGTGGCAATGTTGCTTCCATTCTTCAATGACATCTTGGGACTTCTTGGAGCACTGGGGTTTTGGCCTTTAAGTGTTTTCTTCCCAGTAGAGATGAGTATCAAACAAAAGAAGATCCCAAAATGGAGTCAGAGATGGATAGGTATGCAAATATTAAGCTTTGTCTGCCTAGTAGTATCAGTTGCAGCTGCTATTGGCTCAATTGCCAGCATCGTCGTTGATCTAAAGAAATACAAACCTTTCCATgtagattattaa
- the LOC114164378 gene encoding ultraviolet-B receptor UVR8-like isoform X1 yields the protein MTQSQSTAATSPPSRVLLISAGASHSVALLSGSVVCSWGRGEDGQLGHGDTDDRPLPTQLSALDAREIDSIACGADHTLAYSESRNELYSWGWGDFGRLGHGNSSDLLIPQPIVALQGLRIKQIACGDSHCLAVTMEGEVQSWGRNQNGQLGLGTTEDSLVPQKIQTFQEVPIKMVAAGAEHSVAITENGELYGWGWGRYGNLGLGDRNDRWIPEKVSSIDCDKMVMVACGWRHTISVSSSGGLYTYGWSKYGQLGHGNFEDSLVPHKLQALSDELICQVSGGWRHSMALTSTGLLYGWGWNKFGQVGVGDNVDRCSPVQVKFPHDQQKIVQISCGWRHTIAVTDKNNVYSWGRGTNGQLGHGDTIDRNSPKIIEALSVDGSSGQQIESSNTDLLSGKSGASLSERYAVVPDETVSGQTASSSNGDRLDISVPESDVKRIRV from the exons ATGACGCAATCCCAATCCACCGCCGCTACTTCTCCTCCCTCTCGCGTCCTCCTCATCTCCGCCGGCGCCAGCCACTCCGTCGCTCTTCTCT CTGGGAGTGTTGTGTGCTCGTGGGGTCGCGGAGAGGATGGACAGTTAGGCCATGGTGACACCGATGATAGGCCTTTGCCTACGCAACTCAGTGCATTGGATGCTCGAGAAATAGATTCCATTGCTTGTGGAGCTGATCACACCCTTGCCTACTCCGAGTCGCGGAATGAACTCTATAGTTGGGGATG GGGTGATTTCGGAAGGTTGGGTCATGGTAATTCTAGTGATTTGCTCATTCCTCAGCCAATTGTAGCATTACAAGGTTTAAGGATAAAGCAAATTGCCTGTGGGGATAGTCATTGTCTGGCAGTTACCATGGAAGGCGAGGTTCAGAG TTGGGGGAGGAATCAAAATGGTCAACTTGGACTTGGTACGACAGAAGATTCTCTTGTGCCACAAAAGATTCAAACATTTCAG GAAGTACCTATCAAAATGGTTGCTGCAGGCGCAGAACACAGTGTAGCTATTACTGAAAACGGAGAACTGTATGGATGGGGTTGGGGCCGATATGGAAATTTGGGGTTGGGAGATAGAAATGATCGCTGGATTCCTGAGAAAGTTTCTTCTATTGAT TGTGACAAGATGGTCATGGTTGCTTGTGGTTGGCGGCATACAATATCTGTTTCATCTTCTGGTGGCTTGTACACATATGGGTGGAGCAAATATGGCCAACTAGGTCATGGAAATTTTGAGGATTCTCTTGTGCCTCACAAGCTTCAAGCCCTGAGTGACGAGTTAATCTGTCAG GTATCAGGTGGATGGAGGCATAGTATGGCACTTACATCTACTGGACTACTCTATGGATGGGGTTGGAATAAG TTTGGACAGGTTGGTGTCGGTGACAATGTTGATCGCTGCTCTCCTGTACAAGTGAAGTTCCCCCATGATCAG cAGAAAATAGTCCAGATCTCATGTGGGTGGAGGCACACAATTGCTGTAACTGACAAGAACAATGTATATTCTTGGGGAAGAGGAACAAATGGCCAACTTGGGCATGGGGATACCATTGACCG GAATTCTCCAAAGATTATTGAAGCTTTGAGTGTGGATGGATCTTCAGGGCAGCAAATAGAATCCTCTAACACTGATCTTTTGTCAG GGAAAAGCGGTGCCTCCTTATCTGAGAGGTATGCAGTTGTTCCGGATGAAACT GTCTCAGGACAAACTGCTAGTTCGAGCAACGGAGATAGGCTTGATATCAGTGTCCCTGAAAGTGATGTGAAACGGATCCGAGTTTGA
- the LOC114164378 gene encoding ultraviolet-B receptor UVR8-like isoform X2 yields the protein MTQSQSTAATSPPSRVLLISAGASHSVALLSGSVVCSWGRGEDGQLGHGDTDDRPLPTQLSALDAREIDSIACGADHTLAYSESRNELYSWGWGDFGRLGHGNSSDLLIPQPIVALQGLRIKQIACGDSHCLAVTMEGEVQSWGRNQNGQLGLGTTEDSLVPQKIQTFQEVPIKMVAAGAEHSVAITENGELYGWGWGRYGNLGLGDRNDRWIPEKVSSIDCDKMVMVACGWRHTISVSSSGGLYTYGWSKYGQLGHGNFEDSLVPHKLQALSDELICQVSGGWRHSMALTSTGLLYGWGWNKFGQVGVGDNVDRCSPVQVKFPHDQKIVQISCGWRHTIAVTDKNNVYSWGRGTNGQLGHGDTIDRNSPKIIEALSVDGSSGQQIESSNTDLLSGKSGASLSERYAVVPDETVSGQTASSSNGDRLDISVPESDVKRIRV from the exons ATGACGCAATCCCAATCCACCGCCGCTACTTCTCCTCCCTCTCGCGTCCTCCTCATCTCCGCCGGCGCCAGCCACTCCGTCGCTCTTCTCT CTGGGAGTGTTGTGTGCTCGTGGGGTCGCGGAGAGGATGGACAGTTAGGCCATGGTGACACCGATGATAGGCCTTTGCCTACGCAACTCAGTGCATTGGATGCTCGAGAAATAGATTCCATTGCTTGTGGAGCTGATCACACCCTTGCCTACTCCGAGTCGCGGAATGAACTCTATAGTTGGGGATG GGGTGATTTCGGAAGGTTGGGTCATGGTAATTCTAGTGATTTGCTCATTCCTCAGCCAATTGTAGCATTACAAGGTTTAAGGATAAAGCAAATTGCCTGTGGGGATAGTCATTGTCTGGCAGTTACCATGGAAGGCGAGGTTCAGAG TTGGGGGAGGAATCAAAATGGTCAACTTGGACTTGGTACGACAGAAGATTCTCTTGTGCCACAAAAGATTCAAACATTTCAG GAAGTACCTATCAAAATGGTTGCTGCAGGCGCAGAACACAGTGTAGCTATTACTGAAAACGGAGAACTGTATGGATGGGGTTGGGGCCGATATGGAAATTTGGGGTTGGGAGATAGAAATGATCGCTGGATTCCTGAGAAAGTTTCTTCTATTGAT TGTGACAAGATGGTCATGGTTGCTTGTGGTTGGCGGCATACAATATCTGTTTCATCTTCTGGTGGCTTGTACACATATGGGTGGAGCAAATATGGCCAACTAGGTCATGGAAATTTTGAGGATTCTCTTGTGCCTCACAAGCTTCAAGCCCTGAGTGACGAGTTAATCTGTCAG GTATCAGGTGGATGGAGGCATAGTATGGCACTTACATCTACTGGACTACTCTATGGATGGGGTTGGAATAAG TTTGGACAGGTTGGTGTCGGTGACAATGTTGATCGCTGCTCTCCTGTACAAGTGAAGTTCCCCCATGATCAG AAAATAGTCCAGATCTCATGTGGGTGGAGGCACACAATTGCTGTAACTGACAAGAACAATGTATATTCTTGGGGAAGAGGAACAAATGGCCAACTTGGGCATGGGGATACCATTGACCG GAATTCTCCAAAGATTATTGAAGCTTTGAGTGTGGATGGATCTTCAGGGCAGCAAATAGAATCCTCTAACACTGATCTTTTGTCAG GGAAAAGCGGTGCCTCCTTATCTGAGAGGTATGCAGTTGTTCCGGATGAAACT GTCTCAGGACAAACTGCTAGTTCGAGCAACGGAGATAGGCTTGATATCAGTGTCCCTGAAAGTGATGTGAAACGGATCCGAGTTTGA
- the LOC114163349 gene encoding amino acid permease 3-like isoform X2 has translation MEAHSIDGVSSQTDSKFYDDDGHVKRTGTVWTTSSHIITAVVGSGVLSLAWAMAQMGWVVGPAVMIFFSVVTLYTSALLADCYRSGDPVSGKRNYTFMDAVQTILGRRHDLFCGIVQYANLYGTAVGYTIAASISMMAIKRSNCFHYTDRKDKCLVSSNPFMIGFGIIQIVFSQIPDFHKTWWLSIVAAIMSFAYSIIGLALGIAKVAETGTFKGSLTGIRIGAVSETDKVWGVLQGLGDIAFAYSYSQILIEIQDTIKSPPSEAKTMKKAAKISIGVTTTFYMLCGFMGYAAFGDDAPGNLLTGFGFYDPYWLVDIANAAIVIHLVGAYQVYAQPLFAFVEKWASKRWPKVDKEYKVPIPGFAHYNLSPFRLVWRTVFVIITTIVAMLLPFFNDILGLLGALGFWPLSVFFPVEMSIKQKKIPKWSQRWIGMQILSFVCLVVSVAAAIGSIASIVVDLKKYKPFHVDY, from the exons ATGGAGGCTCACTCCATAGATGGTGTTTCTTCACAAACTGACTCCAAATTCTACGATGATGATGGTCATGTTAAACGAACAG GGACCGTTTGGACTACAAGCTCCCACATAATAACAGCAGTGGTGGGTTCGGGAGTGTTGTCTTTAGCATGGGCCATGGCTCAAATGGGTTGGGTTGTTGGGCCTGCCGTTATGATCTTCTTCAGTGTTGTTACGCTTTATACGTCGGCGCTTCTCGCTGATTGTTATCGCAGTGGTGATCCCGTTTCTGGGAAGAGAAACTATACTTTCATGGATGCGGTTCAAACCATTCTTG GCCGGCGCCATGATCTGTTTTGTGGGATAGTTCAGTACGCAAATCTTTACGGCACCGCTGTAGGATACACAATTGCAGCTTCTATTAGCATGAT GGCGATAAAAAGGTCCAACTGTTTCCATTACACGGATAGAAAAGATAAATGCCTCGTTTCGAGCAATCCATTCATGATCGGTTTTGGCATAATCCAAATTGTGTTCTCCCAAATTCCAGATTTTCATAAAACATGGTGGCTATCCATAGTTGCAGCAATCATGTCCTTTGCCTATTCCATAATTGGCCTCGCTCTTGGAATTGCCAAAGTTGCAG AAACGGGTACTTTCAAGGGTAGTCTCACAGGAATAAGGATCGGAGCTGTTTCAGAGACTGATAAAGTATGGGGGGTTCTCCAAGGTCTTGGTGACATAGCCTTTGCGTATTCATATTCTCAAATCCTCATTGAAATTCAG GACACTATAAAATCTCCACCATCTGAGGCAAAGACAATGAAGAAAGCCGCTAAGATAAGTATTGGTGTAACCACAACATTTTATATGCTTTGTGGTTTCATGGGTTACGCTGCTTTTGGGGACGACGCACCTGGGAACCTGCTAACTGGATTTGGTTTCTACGACCCATATTGGCTTGTAGATATTGCTAATGCTGCTATCGTAATTCACCTTGTTGGAGCATACCAAGTCTATGCTCAGCCACTATTTGCCTTTGTCGAGAAATGGGCTTCAAAAAGATGGCCCAAAGTTGATAAAGAATACAAAGTTCCAATTCCTGGCTTTGCACATTACAATCTAAGCCCATTTAGATTAGTTTGGAGAACAGTATTTGTTATCATAACCACTATTGTGGCAATGTTGCTTCCATTCTTCAATGACATCTTGGGACTTCTTGGAGCACTGGGGTTTTGGCCTTTAAGTGTTTTCTTCCCAGTAGAGATGAGTATCAAACAAAAGAAGATCCCAAAATGGAGTCAGAGATGGATAGGTATGCAAATATTAAGCTTTGTCTGCCTAGTAGTATCAGTTGCAGCTGCTATTGGCTCAATTGCCAGCATCGTCGTTGATCTAAAGAAATACAAACCTTTCCATgtagattattaa
- the LOC114163348 gene encoding auxilin-related protein 2-like, translated as MNDFDGLLTTDFGFKPQGKSAPMAASKASSNNSSSLNFDLGSRSARASNSLAGHDSVNAASFDDLFGGGGKSDASYDFDSVFRGSADFRSKSVNLPAHDKPVYDKPMYDDDDIFDGVPGLKSSSKFSYGDVFAPAAFDDLLGGLGKSKPSDKEERGVADFDDLIPGFGSSKASTDRTVPNIDLSSQPTISSSKMASGETDDPFKVFEPTSAPMDSSSKYFTDPLEEISKFSSSRNTKNGSLSNSNGEVYDDIDPFGGLGNSVPSFSAERNSTKGSSSPNTTSDKESNGESSVRSPERQTQNKIPVDNDQEFHQAAFNMPTYSSNSYKPFGERSTSPSHDNDGFKPANTQADMTPKYEEEFESNDDIWLTVSEIPLFTQPTAAPPPSRPPPPRPVHIPKSGGGSSASANVRKKDSEFSSFPSSTQFYQGPKSTPAAAKLSSAFQFDELEEFAMGRSLGNDNEHGNGLADKELEMNSAAAAMKVAMDKAEAKFRHAKEVRERENTKAVKSKEPVQLEKDGRTVTEDGGKQERLDHEQQQKEREEREQRRREKEIEEKEREQQRLEREREMARQAVERATREARERAAVEARQRAERAAVEKANAEARKRAERAAVQRAQAEARERAAAEAKERAEKAAAEAKEREVRERAAAARAESEARGKQERAAVERAAAEARERAAVQARERAAAAARMNQQQNDNDLESFFSTGARANSAPRPPRSSASEPVFDAQFQAKTAGVSSSMKKASSSTNIADDLSSIFGAAPSSSGAFQEVDGESEERRKARLERQQRAQERAAKALAEKNQRDLQTQREQAEKHRLGETLDFEIKRWAAGKEGNLRALLSTLQYVLWPECGWQPVSLTDLITAAAVRKVYRKATLCIHPDKVQQKGATIQQKCIAEKVFDLLKEAWNKFNSEELF; from the exons ATGAACGATTTCGATGGTCTCTTAACTACCGATTTCGGGTTCAAACCCCAAGGAAAATCGGCGCCAATGGCAGCATCTAAAGCTTCTTCCAACAATTCATCTTCTCTCAACTTCGATTTAGGTTCGCGATCCGCTCGAGCTTCCAATTCCTTGGCCGGCCACGACTCCGTCAACGCCGCTTCCTTTGACGATCTCTTCGGCGGCGGTGGCAAGTCAGACGCGTCCTACGACTTCGACTCCGTGTTTCGCGGCTCCGCTGATTTCCGCTCCAAGTCCGTTAACCTCCCGGCGCATGACAAACCGGTCTACGACAAACCGATGTATGACGACGACGACATTTTTGACGGCGTTCCCGGCCTCAAGAGCTCCTCCAAGTTCTCCTACGGCGACGTTTTCGCTCCGGCCGCGTTCGATGATCTTCTCGGCGGGCTAGGTAAATCGAAGCCTTCGGACAAGGAAGAGCGAGGTGTCGCGGATTTTGATGACTTGATCCCTGGATTCGGGAGCAGCAAGGCTTCCACTGACAG GACCGTCCCTAATATTGATTTGTCATCACAACCTACTATCAGTTCTTCTAAAATGGCTTCCGGTGAAACAGATGACCCTTTCAAAGTGTTTGAACCAACTTCAGCCCCAATGGATTCATCCTCAAAATACTTTACAGACCCATTGGAAGAAATTAGTAAATTTAGTAGTTCTAGAAACACAAAAAATGGTAGTTTGTCAAATTCTAATGGTGAAGTATATGATGATATTGATCCCTTTGGTGGACTTGGAAATTCTGTGCCTTCATTCTCAGCAGAGAGAAATAGCACAAAGGGTAGCAGCTCCCCGAATACAACCAGTGATAAAGAATCAAATGGCGAATCATCTGTGAGGAGTCCTGAGAGACAAACACAAAACAAGATTCCTGTTGATAATGATCAGGAATTTCATCAGGCTGCATTTAACATGCCAACATATTCCTCCAATTCCTACAAACCATTTGGCGAAAGGTCTACTTCCCCTTCGCATGATAATGATGGTTTTAAACCTGCTAATACCCAAGCGGATATGACTCCGAAATATGAAGAGGAGTTTGAATCAAATGATGATATATGGCTGACGGTATCAGAGATTCCTCTTTTCACTCAGCCAACTGCTGCTCCACCACCTTCAAGACCTCCTCCTCCCCGACCAGTACATATCCCCAAGTCGGGAGGAGGTTCATCTGCTTCTGCCAATGTCAGAAAGAAGGATAgtgaattttcttcttttccaagtTCCACTCAATTTTATCAGGGTCCTAAATCTACTCCTGCTGCAGCCAAATTATCTTCTGCATTTCAGTTTGATGAACTTGAAGAATTTGCCATGGGCAGGAGTCTTGGTAATGACAATGAACATGGAAATGGTCTTGCTGATAAAGAATTAGAGATGAACTCAGCTGCTGCAGCGATGAAAGTGGCTATGGATAAAGCTGAAGCTAAATTTAGGCACGCAAAGGAAGTTAGGGAGAGGGAAAATACGAAAGCTGTTAAAAGCAAGGAACCTGTGCAATTGGAAAAAGATGGCAGAACTGTGACAGAGGATGGAGGAAAACAGGAAAGGTTAGATCATGAACAGCAGCAAAAGGAGAGAGAGGAGAGAGAGCAAAGAAGACGTGAGAAGGaaatagaagagaaagaaagagagcaaCAGAGActtgagagagaaagagaaatggCTAGACAGGCTGTAGAAAGAGCTACAAGAGAAGCCCGTGAAAGAGCAGCTGTTGAAGCTCGCCAAAGAGCTGAGAGGGCTGCTGTTGAGAAAGCTAATGCAGAAGCTAGGAAGCGTGCTGAAAGGGCCGCAGTTCAGAGGGCACAAGCTGAAGCCCGTGAAAGGGCTGCTGCTGAGGCAAAGGAAAGGGCTGAAAAGGCTGCTGCTGAGGCAAAGGAAAGGGAAGTGCGGGAACGAGCTGCAGCTGCAAGAGCTGAATCTGAAGCAAGAGGTAAACAAGAACGTGCTGCGGTTGAAAGGGCTGCTGCAGAGGCTCGAGAAAGAGCTGCTGTACAGGCTCGAGAAAGAGCTGCTGCTGCTGCAAGGATGAACCAACAACAAAATGACAATGATCTTGAATCATTCTTCAGCACAGGTGCACGAGCTAACAGTGCTCCCAGGCCTCCTAGGTCCAGCGCTTCA GAACCTGTATTTGATGCCCAATTTCAGGCGAAAACTGCAGGTGTGTCTTCAAGCATGAAGAAAGCatcatcatctactaatatTGCTGATGATCTCTCCTCAATTTTTGGAG CTGCTCCATCATCATCTGGAGCATTTCAGGAAGTTGATGGGGAAAGTGAAGAAAGACGAAAAGCCAGGTTGGAACGCCAGCAGAGGGCTCAGGAGCGTGCG GCTAAAGCATTGGCTGAGAAGAATCAACGGGACCTACAAACTCAAAGAGAGCAAGCTGAGAAACAT AGGCTCGGTGAAACATTGGATTTCGAAATTAAGCGCTGGGCTGCAGGAAAAGAGGGGAACTTACGTGCTTTGCTTTCCACCTTACAATAT GTTCTGTGGCCTGAATGTGGTTGGCAGCCAGTTTCTTTGACTGATTTGATTACAGCGGCAGCTGTCCGAAAGGTTTACAGGAAAGCTACATTGTGCATTCATCCTGATAAAGTGCAACAGAAGGGTGCCACTATACAACAAAAATGTATTGCTGAGAAGGTTTTTGATCTACTCAAG GAAGCATGGAATAAGTTCAATTCAGAGGAGCTTTTCTAA